From the genome of Nicotiana sylvestris chromosome 2, ASM39365v2, whole genome shotgun sequence, one region includes:
- the LOC104234145 gene encoding receptor-like protein kinase ANXUR1: MLTKIVRILLLFVCISSISRSLHAAKGDDQNTLFLACGSENGGTDEDERKWEPDAKYLISGDKSIISRPESQGPSSPSVVPYINARIFQSESSYNLPVKNQTTYILLRLHFNPSPYPNFNISNSYITVSAGKFTLLSNFSAFITAQAFSQSYIIKEYILTPVNSPTLEIKIKPFGNSPFAFINGIEMITSPDLFFGPDPTLVGFDVEFATAQQTISVKDNIMELLYRVNVGGQYIPPKNDSGGLMRSWYEDTPYVDGAALGVTMSSNMTIRYDDLPTYIAPLAVYESCRAMGYDSNLNLQYNLTWVFNVDPGFSYLVRFHWCDFTIDATRVNSLVFNVYINGQIAERDMDLIAFKNGKKAIPLEKDYVTHIIDDKSGKDKLWIAVHPSGTGTEFANALVNGIEIFKMNAGNTSLAGRNPAISDLMKKQQEVEQSKKEAPRPFADEEKSHSTSAIITGAAGGVAAFGVAAVLLIVAYKRKKRAAQGAEGTMSWLPIYGNSHSSSSKSASGRSCGSTTISSDAASNCRYFSLAEIKQATKNFDESYVIGVGGFGKVYKGVIDGDTKVAIKRSNPSSQQGVNEFQTEIEMLSKLRHRHLVSLIGFCEENNEMVLVYDHMAHGTLREHLYKGNKTILSWKQRLEICIGAARGLHYLHTGAKYTIIHRDVKSTNILLNDKWVAKVSDFGLSKTGPNMNQGHVTTVVKGSFGYLDPEYFRRQQLTEKSDVYSFGVVLFEVLCARPALNPNLSKEQVSLADWALACQRKGNLEDIIDPQLKGKINPECLKKFAQTAEKCLADNGIDRPSMGDVLWNLEYALQLEENPDGVASNCDATKNVDQEKAQVVDQHSLIAMHRNTLSLESDTDDNNTDDVFSQIVNQTGR, translated from the coding sequence ATGTTAACAAAGATCGTCCGCATTTTGCTACTATTCGTATGTATTTCTTCTATTTCTCGCTCGCTACATGCTGCAAAAGGTGATGATCAAAATACATTGTTCTTAGCATGTggttcggaaaatggtggaacaGATGAAGATGAGAGAAAATGGGAACCCGACGCGAAATATCTAATTTCAGGTGATAAATCAATCATTTCACGACCTGAATCTCAAGGCCCTTCTTCTCCATCTGTTGTACCATATATAAATGCAAGAATTTTTCAATCTGAATCTTCATATAACCTTCCTGTTAAAAACCAAACAACTTATATTTTACTCAGGCTTCATTTCAATCCATCCCCTTATCCTAATTTCAATATTTCCAATTCATATATCACAGTTTCAGCTGGTAAATTTACATTGTTAAGCAATTTCAGTGCCTTTATAACAGCTCAAGCCTTTTCACAAAGTTACATTATTAAAGAATACATTTTAACTCCTGTCAATTCTCCAACCCTGGAAATCAAAATTAAGCCTTTTGGTAATTCACCATTTGCATTTATTAATGGAATTGAAATGATCACGTCGCCTGATTTGTTTTTCGGCCCTGATCCTACGTTGGTtgggttcgacgttgaatttgcTACTGCTCAGCAAACTATATCTGTAAAGGATAATATTATGGAGTTGTTGTATAGGGTCAATGTTGGTGGACAATATATTCCTCCGAAAAATGATTCAGGCGGGTTAATGAGAAGTTGGTACGAAGATACTCCTTACGTAGATGGCGCTGCATTAGGCGTTACTATGAGCAGCAACATGACAATTCGTTACGATGACTTGCCAACGTACATTGCACCACTTGCTGTGTACGAGAGTTGTAGAGCAATGGGTTATGATTCGAATCTCAACTTACAATATAACCTTACTTGGGTTTTCAATGTTGATCCAGGGTTTTCATATCTCGTGAGATTTCACTGGTGTGATTTCACTATTGATGCCACGAGGGTCAATTCCTTGGTCTTTAATGTATATATCAATGGACAAATTGCAGAACGCGATATGGATTTAATTGCAttcaaaaatggaaaaaaagcAATTCCATTAGAAAAAGATTATGTGACTCATATTATTGATGATAAATCAGGGAAGGATAAACTTTGGATTGCAGTACATCCATCTGGTACTGGAACTGAATTTGCTAATGCTCTTGTAAATGGGATCGAGATCTTTAAAATGAACGCTGGAAATACGAGCTTAGCAGGTCGGAATCCTGCAATTTCAGACTTAATGAAGAAGCAACAAGAAGTAGAACAAAGTAAAAAAGAAGCTCCGCGGCCATTTGCTGATGAGGAGAAATCACATAGTACTTCTGCTATAATAACCGGTGCTGCTGGTGGAGTTGCTGCATTTGGTGTAGCTGCTGTTTTACTTATTGTTGCTTATAAGAGGAAAAAGAGAGCAGCCCAGGGAGCTGAAGGTACAATGAGTTGGCTACCGATTTATGGTAACTCTCATTCTTCCAGTAGCAAATCAGCGTCAGGAAGAAGTTGTGGTAGCACGACGATATCATCAGATGCTGCTTCTAATTGTCGATATTTTTCATTAGCTGAGATCAAACAGGCTACTAAGAATTTCGACGAATCTTATGTTATTGGTGTTGGTGGATTTGGTAAGGTGTATAAAGGAGTTATCGATGGTGACACGAAAGTTGCAATCAAAAGATCAAATCCGTCTTCACAACAAGGGGTGAACGAATTCCAGACTGAAATCGAGATGCTGTCAAAGCTAAGGCATCGACATTTAGTGTCATTGATCGGATTCTGTGAAGAGAATAATGAAATGGTCCTTGTTTATGATCACATGGCACACGGAACACTAAGGGAACATCTTTATAAAGGTAATAAAACTATACTATCTTGGAAACAAAGGTTGGAAATCTGTATTGGAGCAGCTAGAGGACTTCATTACCTTCACACTGGAGCTAAATACACTATTATACATAGAGATGTGAAAAGTACTAACATTTTATTAAATGATAAATGGGTTGCTAAGGTTTCGGATTTTGGACTTTCGAAAACAGGTCCAAATATGAACCAAGGACATGTTACAACAGTTGTAAAAGGTAGCTTTGGTTATTTGGATCCTGAATATTTTAGAAGACAACAGCTGACTGAAAAATCAGATGTTTACTCATTTGGTGTTGTCTTGTTTGAAGTATTATGTGCAAGGCCAGCACTAAATCCGAACCTTTCGAAAGAACAAGTTAGTCTTGCAGATTGGGCATTAGCTTGTCAAAGAAAAGGGAATTTAGAAGATATTATTGATCCACAATTAAAAGGGAAGATAAATCCAGAATGCTTGAAAAAATTTGCTCAAACAGCAGAGAAATGCTTAGCTGATAATGGTATTGATCGTCCGTCTATGGGCGACGTGCTTTGGAATCTTGAATATGCACTTCAGTTAGAGGAAAATCCAGATGGGGTTGCATCAAATTGTGATGCAACTAAAAATGTGGATCAAGAAAAGGCTCAAGTTGTAGATCAACACAGTTTGATAGCTATGCATAGAAATACTTTGAGCCTTGAAAGTGATACTGATGATAATAACACAGATGATGTCTTTTCTCAAATTGTGAATCAAACAGGAAGGTAA